The genomic region GGGTCATCGGAGTTTATTTCGACAGCGCGCACATAGACCTTGCCCATTCCTCTATCGGTCAACAGTGCCCGACCCACAAGGAACAGTCCCCCCATAAGTCCCACGATAATCCACGTGAGGGTTCGACGATCCATCAACGGCGCTCCCGCCTCTTCTCGACAACGAAGATAATGTTCGCCAGGATGATGAGAAGGATGATCAACAGGTGGGCGACGAGCTGTGGACCCATCCGCCGTTTGGCTTCCAGATATTTCGGGTCGGGATGTTCACCTCCGTACTTGTCGATGACCAGTTTTTCGTATTCTGCCGCGCCTTTGATGGCGCCCAGAAGACCCGGCAACTGCTCAGGAATGTACGGATAGAGAAGCGGGGCCTGAACACCGGTGCACCCCGCCACCAACTTGACCTTATCCGGAAAAGGCGTCACCGCGTACAGCACCCACTCTTTCGTTCCGGGATAACCGGCACTGACATTGATCACAAGTTCGAAATCCTGCACACTGTGAATATCGGCCATCATGGGAATTTCATCGATATTGGTTCCCTTGTCATCCGTGGTATAGAGTTCTCTCAGATCGGTGATGACAACCTTTATGACACCCTCATATCCCGGTTTGTAGCCCAGGTTGACGTAGTCTTCGCCATATACAAGATGAGGAAAGTCGGCATCGATCACTTTTCTGACAACGTCGTCGATCATCTGAGGACCCACTGGCCAGAGGGCCATGAAGAAGATTTTCAGCTTCTTTTCCGCGCAGTGCTTCACGAACGCTGTGGCCATAGGACCCAGTTCCCCCTCGCTGGCCGGATCGAAATCGAACGAGAGAAGTACCGGATCCCCCTCGTGCAGTTCCTCAACGGCCTGAAAGGTCGATTCGGACAGCATTGTGGGAACTTCCGGAAAGGCCTTTCCCGTCTTTCCGACAACATAGACTGGGATGGCAACCGCAAGAAACATCAAGAGGAAGATCCACCGTTTATCCAGGTTCTTCAGGAATTCAAACACAGCTTATTGCTTACCCGTTCCGAGGTATGACCGGTCGATGCCGAGCAGGACCCTTAGCGAAGTGGAGGCGATCCCGAGGGCTATGCCAATCATGATTGCCCGGTTGCCGGCGGTATTTAATACACTCATAATGTGGATTGTCAGGTTTTCGATCTTCAATCCACTCAACGAATCGGGCAGCCATGCCGTAAGGTAAACGCCCGCGAAAGTCCGGCCCAGAAGGATTATGAAGGCGGTGCCAAGGAGCAGAATGGCCTCCACATTTTTTGCCCGGAATGCTCGAAATGCCGCGGAAGCGATATAGAATGCCAGCATGGCAAACATAGTGGCTGTGAGTGGTTTGAACGCATATTCGTAGAGCCACCAGAACGGGCTCCCAATTTCCCGATATCCGCCAGAGAGAGCGACTTCCGGGAAATGAGGATTGGGATTGACTCCCACCTTAGCCAGACCCACAACCAAAGTGATCAGAAAAGCAGCCAGGGTAATTCCCGAATAACCCCATCCGCCTTTTCTGTCGGACACTTTCTTCAGGTGGATTTTCAGGAGATTACCGCCGCCGAGGACAAAGGCAACGGCGGCAAGAATATCAAACCAGATTGCGGCTATCTCACCCCACCCCTGGGCGGCGGGGATGAAGTAAGCGACGATGAGAACAAATCCCCCCAGTGCGGTGATAGTCAGTGGAACTGCTCTCTTCATACTCTCTTCGCCCCTATGTGAGGATCACTTCTTTGAGAAACCGAACCGCTGAGATTAGTGCAGAGCCGAGCGGCGACTCGACCCCGGCCATGGTTCCAACGGTATGCATGATGACGCCGGCGACGATTCCAATCGCCACAATGGTTTTTCCCACATCCTGCCCTTTGAGACTGCCGAGTTGACTGGGTTCACCTGAGAGGTAGGCGGACGCTGCGAAGAATTCCTCCCCGATAAGGGTATAGTCACAGGCCGCGACAAAGAAGGGAAGTTGCGCCGGCATGGCTGTCCCAGCCACCTGAATTGCGCCTATAGTGTTGCCCATCTCGGCAAGTATAAGAGATTCGGCAAAAAAAGCTCCCATGTAGAAACAGGCTGCAGGCTTCTCCCTGACCATCAACCCTTGAGCGTATGCCACGAAGCCAAACTGTTCATCGGTAACATAGTATATGAGGTCCGGGTTATACGCGTCCGGTCGTCCCGCGGAGAGGTAGGCCGCCTCAACGGCCTCTCTGGCCGCAGTCATGACGAGTGAGCGAGTCGTCGGCACTTCCACCGTTGCTTCCAATTCCGCGGCAATCTTTGCAACGCGCGACAGAACGGTGATCCCTGCGATGGTCTGAATGTCATTCATATCCTGGATTCCCACAATGAACAGACATGACCGACCCATCTCCGTGGCTCTCCCCACAGCCTCATCCACGGCTTCGAGTCCCGCTATCTTCCTGATGTTGATCGGTTTTCCTCTCCGCGCTCGATCAATCCAGAAAATAACCGATCCACAGAAGACGAGCGTAATGATGCTAAAAGGGAAACGGTTGCCGTCAAGCCATTGACGCGCTGGCGAGACTGCGTCGACCGTGTAGGCGGGATCGGACTGTGCCCTCTCTCTTCCCACAGCAACCACCTGGAAAAAATAGCTCTCCTGACGATCCAGTTTTTCCGCAGTGAATGCACGTTCCCCCGCTGCCACCTCACCGGCCAATTCAAAAGGACCTTCAGGATAAAGTGAAAAGAAGATCCTGTAGTTCTGAACGGTCGTTTCATCCCCGGGGGAAAGACGCCAGGTGAGATCAATTTTTTCACCGTGATCCCATGGGTGGTCTCTGGCCTCGAGATTCCCTGGTGGCAGGATGATAGCTTTCGCCTCTGCTTCAACAGCGAGAAAAACGATCAATGTTGCCAGAAGATATGATCCCTTCATCCGTTTTCCCCCTCGATCAATTCAACATTGGCCCGGGGAATCGTGACGGGCTCTCCAGAATCAAACACAACTTCGAGAACCCTGGCCCTGGACCCTGAATCGAGAACCCGGGGTTCCGAAGGCAGTTTGTGAATCTTTCCGATACGACCAAAATACGGATCGCGTATTGCGCGAACAGGGTACCCGATTTCCAGAATTCCAGCCACGCGTTCCTCATCTCGAGGTCTGGGAGGAACGGTGGAATCCGCGGGGATGATTACCGAGGGCCGAATCACACCCGCACGGATCTGAGTTGCGCCGTTGATGGATGCCTCGGCTCCTTCCCGTGATTTGAGAAGATCAAAGGTCCGTTGAGCCATTGCTATGTCGCCAAAACCTTCTGTAACAATAACAGTCAACCCGAGATTCTCCGAACCAGTAATTGCCACACCCAGATCGTACCCGAGAAAATCATTGAGGTCTTCGTCATCGATTCCTCCGGCCACAATACCCGACGCGCCAATTTCCACCGCTTTTCTAATGGCATCTCCCGTCATGCGTGCCCCACCCACGATAACGCAGTTTTTCATCTCTTCTTTCAGTCGATGAGCCGTGAGGCGTTCATCGGGTGAATCGCAAGCCATCCTCACGGTCCCGAATGTTTCACCTCCAATTCCGAATATTCCCTGGATGAACGAAACTTCCGATTCGATAATTACTCCCTGTTCTTCTATCACTTTAATCACTTTTCCCGGAACGAAAGCCAGAACGTTCACGGGATGCGGTGGACCGCGCATAATGAGTTGTCCGGTTACTTCTGAGATGGTCTCAACGGTACCCTGCTGTTGGCACTCGCACTGATTCTTGAACAACCCAAAGATCCCCTTCGTGCGGGCGAGGAGATCCCCCTCCTCCAGTTCTTCTCCCACCTCCACGAGGCAGCACTCCGGCACATCAGCCGCTGGAACAGAAAGAAGGTTAGCCAGATTGACAGGGATGACATCGCCAGGCATCAATGTTTCCGCTACCACCTGCGTTGCGTCAACGGTCTCTCCAACCTTTACGAGGACTTTCCCGTTTATGGGCAGAATTCTTTTCTGCCGGATAGAGGTTCGCTGCGACACTCTCAGACCGGGTGTGTATGAATGGGCCTTGAGCGATTCCCCATTCGAAGATGGACTTTCCACGCTCAGGTGGCTCGCGGAATCAGTGGGTGGGAGATATAGATCGAGATCCTGAATCCACCGACTGAGTTGATTTCTCCTCAATTCCTCTTCATCAACGAGTTCCAGAGGTCTGCCCCGGCCGTCAAGGATCAGGCCGACAGTCCCTCCCCGAACCTTTCTTGTTACGCGCTTGCCGGGACCACCACCTGCATCGAAACTCTTTGCGGGTTCTATGACTATCTCAGCAGTTTCTTCCAGTCCCATGGGCAACAATTTCAACTGCCCAAATTGAATCTCACCTGATTCGCTGACCGCATCGCCCCTGATCGTGTAGGAAAAACACCGCTTCCCGGCCTTGCCTCTTCCTGCCGGTGCAACCACGGTTCCCATGTAGATGAGACAGTCCTTCTCAAACACTTCCATGGCTGCCCGGGAATGAACCTGCGTCATCACACCCAGATGGGGCATCATGAAAATGCTGTCTTTGGCCAGTGTCGTGACGCCCTCAGGCTGGAAAGCGTCGATGAGAAGCATAGCGGTCTGATGCATCCGAGGGGCATGGGATAGAACCCCTCCTGAGGCAACCAGGAGATCCATTTTCATGCTGTCTACGATTGTCTGACCGCTGATCTGCTGACTGAATGTGTCGCCCACCGACCTTTGTTGCTGAATCCCTCTGAGCGTTGTTGCGAACTCCTTATGTTGCGCATAGGCAAGTCTCAAAGCCTCCCGGGCAACCGCCTGCTCAAAAATCAACGCTTCCATTGACTGGGGTATTGTGGTGGGACGTATCATCTTGTTTTTCACCCGGTTCCGGAGTTCCCCTTCCTCCATCTTCACATGCACCCACCGGAGAATGTTGGGCAGGGTTGCCTCCGCACATACATTGGCGATGGAATAGCTCATTCCAAGGTTGGCACTCACCGTCCGGTTAAACGTCCCCTCAAATACGCTGAAGACGTCGGTAGTCGCCCCGCCTATATCCACACCCACCACGTTGATATTGTGCCGCTGGGCGATTGTCTGAAGGATATTTCCCACGGCTCCCGGAGTGGGCATGATGGGCGCATCCGTCCATTCCATGAGTTTGCCGTAACCGGGAGCGTGTGCCATGACATGTTCAAGAAACAGGTCATGGATGGCGTCGCGGGCCGGTCCGAGGTTTTCTCTTTCGAGCACGGGGCGAATGTTGTCCACAACCGTCAATGCGAATTCGTCGCGAAAAAGTTCTTCGATGCTGGGGACCGCATCCCTGTTACCGGCATAGATGATTGGCAATTGATATTCGGCTCCGAACCTTGGTTGCGGTTTTGCGGGTGCCACCAGCTCTGCAATCTTCACAACGTGAGTTGTGGTGCCTCCGTCCGTTCCTCCGGATATCAACATCATGTCTGGCCGCAACTCACGGATTCGTTCAATCTGCTCATGGGGTTTGCGCTGGTCGTTGGAGGCGATAACATCCATCACGATGGCACCAGCGCCCAGCGCCGCCCTCTTTGCACTGGCTGCGGTCATTTCCCTGATAACACCGGCCACCATCATCTGGAGTCCTCCGCCGGCACTCGAAGTGGAGATATAGAGATCGCATCCTTCCCGGTTCGTCGAAGGGCGGATGATTCCACCTTTGTCGTCAATAAGCCTGCGCCCGGAGAGTTCCGCTACCTCTGTCACAGCGTTAAGGACGCCCACGGTTACGTCGGCGAAGGGTTCTTCTACCGTCGAAGGTGCCTCACCCCGATGTGTCTGGCGATAGTGCCCATCAATTCTCTGAATCAGAATCGCCTTGGTCGTGGTGCTGCCGCAGTCTGTGGCAAGAATGACGTTCACTGTTTCTGGATCGATCTTCGTACTGGTGGAGCTCATGAAACTTTCTCAGC from Candidatus Neomarinimicrobiota bacterium harbors:
- a CDS encoding fibronectin type III domain-containing protein, producing the protein MKGSYLLATLIVFLAVEAEAKAIILPPGNLEARDHPWDHGEKIDLTWRLSPGDETTVQNYRIFFSLYPEGPFELAGEVAAGERAFTAEKLDRQESYFFQVVAVGRERAQSDPAYTVDAVSPARQWLDGNRFPFSIITLVFCGSVIFWIDRARRGKPINIRKIAGLEAVDEAVGRATEMGRSCLFIVGIQDMNDIQTIAGITVLSRVAKIAAELEATVEVPTTRSLVMTAAREAVEAAYLSAGRPDAYNPDLIYYVTDEQFGFVAYAQGLMVREKPAACFYMGAFFAESLILAEMGNTIGAIQVAGTAMPAQLPFFVAACDYTLIGEEFFAASAYLSGEPSQLGSLKGQDVGKTIVAIGIVAGVIMHTVGTMAGVESPLGSALISAVRFLKEVILT
- a CDS encoding glutamate mutase L, translating into MSSTSTKIDPETVNVILATDCGSTTTKAILIQRIDGHYRQTHRGEAPSTVEEPFADVTVGVLNAVTEVAELSGRRLIDDKGGIIRPSTNREGCDLYISTSSAGGGLQMMVAGVIREMTAASAKRAALGAGAIVMDVIASNDQRKPHEQIERIRELRPDMMLISGGTDGGTTTHVVKIAELVAPAKPQPRFGAEYQLPIIYAGNRDAVPSIEELFRDEFALTVVDNIRPVLERENLGPARDAIHDLFLEHVMAHAPGYGKLMEWTDAPIMPTPGAVGNILQTIAQRHNINVVGVDIGGATTDVFSVFEGTFNRTVSANLGMSYSIANVCAEATLPNILRWVHVKMEEGELRNRVKNKMIRPTTIPQSMEALIFEQAVAREALRLAYAQHKEFATTLRGIQQQRSVGDTFSQQISGQTIVDSMKMDLLVASGGVLSHAPRMHQTAMLLIDAFQPEGVTTLAKDSIFMMPHLGVMTQVHSRAAMEVFEKDCLIYMGTVVAPAGRGKAGKRCFSYTIRGDAVSESGEIQFGQLKLLPMGLEETAEIVIEPAKSFDAGGGPGKRVTRKVRGGTVGLILDGRGRPLELVDEEELRRNQLSRWIQDLDLYLPPTDSASHLSVESPSSNGESLKAHSYTPGLRVSQRTSIRQKRILPINGKVLVKVGETVDATQVVAETLMPGDVIPVNLANLLSVPAADVPECCLVEVGEELEEGDLLARTKGIFGLFKNQCECQQQGTVETISEVTGQLIMRGPPHPVNVLAFVPGKVIKVIEEQGVIIESEVSFIQGIFGIGGETFGTVRMACDSPDERLTAHRLKEEMKNCVIVGGARMTGDAIRKAVEIGASGIVAGGIDDEDLNDFLGYDLGVAITGSENLGLTVIVTEGFGDIAMAQRTFDLLKSREGAEASINGATQIRAGVIRPSVIIPADSTVPPRPRDEERVAGILEIGYPVRAIRDPYFGRIGKIHKLPSEPRVLDSGSRARVLEVVFDSGEPVTIPRANVELIEGENG